From a single Eleginops maclovinus isolate JMC-PN-2008 ecotype Puerto Natales chromosome 20, JC_Emac_rtc_rv5, whole genome shotgun sequence genomic region:
- the unm_sa1614 gene encoding arf-GAP with SH3 domain, ANK repeat and PH domain-containing protein 2: MPECVSVSDFVQEVQEDWSSPTTSSFTSKMINCRNTVYLLEEVLDSDRLVLQKMKKAAKAKYVSGQDHVSHLEQYINSMEKLSVNCHSNGESEVGSAFCRLADFSKELLSPMKNLLKSMLHNINFFLDSLVKGDLREVKGDLKKPFDKAWRDYESRFKQVEKEKRELARQYGMVRNEVSGGEIAEELEKERRSFQLSMCEYLIKVNEIKTKRGVDLLQNLIKHYHSHNNFLQECVSTTQRLKQYMEELNGVLNTVKQRQEEEKKQLVTLRDQLRPAVNAEQESLPKQVYSMHQLLGDKQYGTERTGFLYKKSDGLRKMWQKRKCSVNNCYLTIAHATPNKPPTRLNLLTCQVKPSVEDKKCFDLISHNRTYHFMAEEDAECVAWISVLSNSKQEALNAALDGGFKGGGGGESSVEDLTRAITEDIRRMPGNNSCCDCGAPDPGWLSTNLGILTCIECSGIHREMGVHVSRIQSLSLDSLGTSDLLLARNVGNSGFNEILEANLLSPSMKPSQESHMGERKDFILSKYQEGYFVRRNHCSNAAQRFGLQEATKSCDIYSLIQLHAQRTELSQPLHAHIQERGETALHLAVLLADRTSLHILDFLAQNCSNVDAQTSAGNTALHYSCLHNKSDCVRLLLRARANTHTKNELGETALDVSRRLKHGHCEALLQQAQSNHFDHHVNVEYEWRLRHDDLYDSDDDFEDRNGPVKKERSFSSSSFTSSFSFNSRAFSFSQPASSSIPLPSSGGSGGAGGAGGAGGSGGGLLSVGRRLAMAMELHSRPSGCASSPPPPPPSSPAPPLPPRVKAPNVPPPPPPAGGEGAGDEEEEEGEVFFSLTGNRKSTPPPPIAVRHKRSCSESSKHDYGLPTSPRIYSGPDSSFKKCVPSSPLSSLTERPERGFRRADSDGSSSHFLHPARKAPPNGSPTNQRSQSFENDKRPAPQPLPRRSLPRGTTSRRVEALYDCQADHHDELSFFEGQVLVVLGKEDSDWWHGYIEDEPDQRGLFPSSFVQLLSD, encoded by the exons ATGCCGGAGTGCGTGTCTGTGTCAGACTTCGTGCAGGAGGTCCAGGAGGACTGGAGctctcccaccacctcctcctttACCTCCAAGATGATCAACTGCAGGAACACCGTCTACCTGCTGGAGGAG gttTTGGACAGTGACCGCTTGGTGTTGCAGAAGATGAAAAAAGCTGCTAAAGCCAAATACGTCTCAGGAcaag accatGTCTCTCACCTGGAGCAGTACATTAACTCAATGGAGAAGCTGTCGGTGAACTGTCACTCAAACGGAGAGTCGGAGGTCGGCTCAGCCTTCTGCCGTCTGGCCGACTTCTCTAAAGAGCTCCTCTCTCCCATGAAGAACCTG tTAAAGAGCATGCTCCACAACATCAACTTCTTCCTGGATTCTCTGGTTAAAGGAGACCTGAGGGAGGTAAAGGGG GATCTGAAGAAACCTTTTGACAAAGCATGGAGGGACTATGAGAGCAGATT TAAAcaggtggagaaggagaagagggagtTGGCTCGTCAGTATGGGATGGTGAGGAACGAGGTCAGTGGAGGAGAGATTGCAGAGGAACTCGAGAAGGAGAGACGTTCCTTCCAACTGAGCATGTGTGAG TATCTGATTAAGGTCAACGAGATAAAGACGAAGAGAGGCGTCGACCTCCTGCAGAACCTCATCAAACACTACCACAGCCACAACAA cttCCTGCAGGAGTGTGTTTCCACCACTCAGAGGTTGAAGCAGTACATGGAGGAGTTGAATGGAGTCCTGAACACG GTGAAGCAGCgtcaggaggaagagaaaaaacaactggTCACCCTCAGAGATCAGCTGAGGCCGGCCGTCAATGCAGAGCAG gaatcTTTACCTAAGCAGGTGTATagtatgcatcagctgctcggAGACAAACAGTATGGGACAGAGAGGACAGGATTTCTCTACAAAAAAAGTGACGg cttGAGAAAAATGTGGCAGAAGAGGAAATGTTCAGTAAACAACTGTTACCTGACCATCGCACATGCCACT cctAATAAACCTCCTACCAGACTAAACCTGCTCACCTGTCAGGTTAAACCCAGTGTGGAGGACAAAAAGTGCTTTGACCTCATCTCCC ATAATCGGACCTACCATTTCATGGCAGAGGAGGATGCCGAGTGTGTGGC ctggaTCTCGGTGCTCAGTAACAGTAAGCAGGAGGCTCTGAATGCGGCTCTGGACGGGGGATTtaaagggggaggaggaggggagagcagCGTGGAGGATCTGACGCGGGCCATCACTGAAGACATCCGGCGGATGCCAGGAAACAACAGCTGCTGTGACTGCGGAGCTCCAG ATCCTGGATGGCTCTCCACCAACCTGGGCATCCTGACTTGTATCGAGTGTTCAGGGATCCACAGGGAGATGGGGGTCCACGTCTCTAGGATCCAGTCTCTGAGTCTGGACAGTCTGGGGACTTCAGACCTGTTG tTGGCCAGGAATGTTGGTAACTCTGGTTTTAATGAAATACTGGAGGCAAACCTGCTGAGTCCATCAATGAAACCATCCCAGGAAAGCCACAT gggagAGCGTAAAGACTTCATCCTGTCAAAGTATCAGGAAGGTTATTTTGTGAGACGGAACCACTGCTCGAATGCAGCGCAGCGGTTTGGCCTGCAGGAGGCGACAAAGAGCTGCGACATCTACAGTCTGATCCAGCTGCACGCCCAGAGGACCGAGCTGAGCCAGCcactgcatgcacacatacag gagagaggggagacagcGCTCCATCTTGCCGTCCTATTGGCTGACAGGACATCGCTGCACATCCTGGACTTCTTAGCTCAGAACTG CTCAAATGTGGACGCACAGACGTCCGCAGGAAACACAGCGCTGCACTACAGCTGTCTGCACAACAAGAGTGACTGTGTGAGGCTGCTGCTGAGAGCCagggccaacacacacacca AGAACGAGTTAGGAGAGACCGCGCTGGATGTGAGCCGCAGATTGAAGCACGGCCACTGTGAGGCGCTG ctgcagcaggccCAGTCCAACCATTTCGACCATCATGTGAACGTTGAGTACGAGTGGAGGCTTCGTCATGACGACCTCTACGACAGTGACGATGACTTTGAAGACAGG AACGGTCCTGTGAAGAAGGAGCGCTctttctcatcctcctccttcacctcctccttttccttcaaCTCCCGGGCATTCAGCTTCAGTCAGCCTGCCTCCTCTTCCATCCCCCTGCCTTCCTCTGGAGGttcaggaggagctggaggagctggaggggcGGGAGGATCGGGAGGAGGTCTGCTGAGCGTGGGGAGGAGACTCGCCATGGCTATGGAGCTTCACAGCCGGCCCTCTGGCTGCGCCTCCAGCCCCCCTCCGCCTCCTCCGTCCTCCCCTGCACCTCCGCTGCCCCCCCGAGTTAAAG CCCCCAAcgttcctccccctccccctcctgctgGGGGAGAAGGAGCtggggatgaagaggaggaagagggggaagtCTTCTTCTCgctgacaggaaacagaaagtCAACGCCCCCCCCTCCCATCGCCGTCCGACACAAGAGGAGCTGCTCCGAGTCCAGCAAGCACG attacGGGTTGCCAACCAGCCCGAGGATCTACAGCGGTCCAGACTCCTCCtttaagaagtgtgt tccatcttctcctctcagCTCGCTGACGGAACGACCAGAGAGAG GTTTTCGGAGGGCAGACAGTGACGGTAGCTCCTCCCACTTCCTGCACCCTGCCAGGAAAGCTCCGCCCAACGGCTCACCCACCAATCAGCGCTCCCAGAGCTTTGAGAACGACAAACGTCCCGCCCCCCAGCCGCTTCCTCGCAGATCATTG